Proteins from a genomic interval of Cupriavidus sp. WKF15:
- a CDS encoding CusA/CzcA family heavy metal efflux RND transporter, protein MISRIVNFALHQKLFVWLGLLIFVGGGLAAFKNLPIEAFPDVSDIQVNIITLYPGRAAEEVERQVTIPIETAMAGTPNSVRVFSHTQFGLSFMMVTFNDKATDVTARQQILERLRGVDLPDGVHPDLAPLSTAIGEIYRFRLTGKGYTPQELRTLQDWVVEKNMRQVPGVADVVTIGGTTKQYEVNPNLARMRDAKISLSQLFTALQRANSNAGGGAVANGRQQFLLRSLGSFRTSADIANVVVAENNGTPILVKDIAEVKIGAAPPQGLMGQDDEDDIVSGIVVMRKGENPSLVLDALKKKIDLLDDQILPKGVKIVPYYDRSTLIDKTLHTVFGNLVEGALLVMAVLYLFLANVRAAAIVALVIPLALLSTFIGLTWVGIPANLLSLGAMDFGIIVDGAVIVVENIFKRLGELKEQQIQDSKARLYAILQATTEVGRPTVFSMVIIIAAHIPIFTLQRHEGKIFAPMAYTVTGALIGSLIISLTLVPLLCHLLLKKNIAHDDNFVVRYCKQLYEPMLAWALDNKKTVVGVALGLLVATVGVGKFLGSEFLPELDEGSMWVSFDLPASVSIDEARGQARKLRGVIRKTPEVNTTISKVGRPDDGTDPKLINTVEILVDLKNDKQWRAGYDKRKIIEEINHNLRQLPGIEPNFSQPVRDNILESISQIKGQIVIKVQSDSLEHNKQVADQILANVQSVKGVMRAFIDRDGELPQYVLDFDRAQAARYGINVADVQDLMETALAGKAATELWEGEKHFSVAVRLKPSERELPNLPNIFMQTADGAQVPLSQLVTFRAASGAMNISRENGQRTTSIGIFIHDRDMGSVVKDMQALVAKNVKADDVKISWSGEFENQERAMARLSIVVPLSVLVIFLLLFNAFKSFKSATLIISNIPFALIGGVFALFLTGIPLSVSAAIGFIALFGQAVLNGVVMVTYFNQLRDEGMPVRQAVLTGSMDRLRTVLMTALLAMLGLFPMAISRAIGSETQRPLAIVIIGGLITATMLTLIVLPTLYEWMVGRNWPDEEVDEPNNRLSDSLSS, encoded by the coding sequence ATGATTTCGCGTATCGTCAATTTTGCCCTGCACCAGAAGCTGTTCGTCTGGCTGGGCCTGCTGATCTTCGTGGGCGGCGGCCTGGCCGCGTTCAAGAACCTGCCGATCGAGGCCTTCCCGGATGTGTCCGACATCCAGGTCAACATCATCACGCTCTACCCCGGCCGCGCCGCGGAAGAAGTCGAGCGCCAGGTGACCATCCCGATCGAAACCGCGATGGCGGGCACGCCCAATTCGGTGCGCGTGTTCTCGCACACGCAGTTCGGCCTGTCGTTCATGATGGTGACCTTCAACGACAAGGCCACCGACGTGACCGCGCGCCAGCAGATCCTGGAGCGCCTGCGCGGCGTGGACCTGCCTGACGGCGTGCACCCGGACCTGGCGCCGCTGTCCACGGCAATCGGCGAGATCTACCGCTTCCGGCTGACGGGCAAGGGCTACACGCCGCAGGAACTGCGCACGCTGCAGGACTGGGTGGTAGAGAAGAACATGCGGCAGGTGCCCGGCGTGGCGGACGTGGTCACCATCGGCGGCACCACCAAGCAGTACGAGGTGAACCCGAACCTGGCACGCATGCGCGACGCCAAGATCTCGCTGTCGCAGCTGTTCACCGCGCTGCAGCGGGCCAATTCCAACGCCGGCGGCGGCGCCGTGGCGAACGGGCGCCAGCAGTTCCTGTTGCGCTCGCTGGGCAGCTTCCGGACTTCGGCCGACATCGCCAATGTGGTGGTGGCCGAGAACAACGGCACGCCGATCCTGGTCAAGGACATCGCCGAGGTGAAGATCGGCGCGGCGCCGCCGCAGGGCCTGATGGGACAGGACGACGAAGACGACATCGTCTCGGGCATCGTGGTGATGCGCAAGGGCGAGAACCCGTCGCTGGTGCTGGACGCGCTCAAGAAGAAGATCGATCTGCTCGACGACCAGATCCTGCCCAAGGGCGTGAAGATCGTGCCGTACTACGACCGTTCCACGCTGATCGACAAGACGCTGCACACGGTGTTCGGCAACCTGGTGGAAGGCGCGCTGCTGGTGATGGCGGTGCTCTACCTGTTCCTGGCCAACGTGCGCGCGGCGGCCATCGTGGCGCTGGTGATCCCGCTGGCGCTGCTGTCGACCTTCATCGGGCTGACCTGGGTCGGCATCCCGGCCAACCTGCTGTCTTTGGGCGCGATGGACTTCGGTATCATCGTCGACGGCGCGGTGATCGTGGTCGAGAACATCTTCAAGCGCCTGGGCGAGCTGAAGGAACAGCAGATCCAGGACAGCAAGGCGCGGCTCTACGCGATCCTGCAGGCCACCACGGAAGTCGGCCGGCCGACCGTGTTCTCGATGGTGATCATCATCGCCGCGCACATCCCGATCTTCACCTTGCAACGGCATGAAGGGAAGATCTTCGCGCCGATGGCCTATACCGTGACGGGCGCGCTGATCGGTTCGCTGATCATCTCGCTGACGCTGGTGCCGCTGCTGTGCCATCTGCTGCTGAAGAAGAACATTGCGCACGACGACAACTTCGTGGTGCGCTACTGCAAGCAGTTGTACGAGCCCATGCTGGCCTGGGCCCTCGACAACAAGAAGACGGTGGTGGGCGTGGCGCTGGGCCTGCTGGTGGCGACCGTCGGCGTGGGCAAGTTCCTGGGCAGCGAATTCCTGCCCGAACTCGACGAAGGCTCGATGTGGGTCAGCTTCGACCTGCCGGCCTCGGTTTCGATCGACGAGGCCCGCGGCCAGGCGCGCAAGCTGCGCGGCGTGATCCGCAAGACGCCGGAAGTCAACACGACCATCTCCAAGGTGGGCCGCCCCGACGACGGCACCGACCCGAAGCTGATCAACACCGTTGAAATCCTTGTCGACCTGAAGAACGACAAACAATGGCGCGCCGGCTACGACAAGCGCAAGATCATCGAGGAGATCAACCACAACCTGCGCCAGCTGCCGGGCATCGAGCCCAACTTCTCGCAGCCGGTGCGTGACAACATCCTGGAGTCGATCTCGCAGATCAAGGGCCAGATCGTCATCAAGGTGCAGAGCGACAGCCTGGAGCACAACAAGCAGGTGGCGGACCAGATCCTGGCCAATGTGCAGTCGGTCAAGGGCGTCATGCGCGCCTTTATCGACCGTGACGGCGAACTGCCGCAGTACGTGCTCGATTTCGACCGCGCCCAGGCCGCGCGCTACGGCATCAACGTGGCCGATGTGCAGGACCTGATGGAAACCGCGCTGGCCGGCAAGGCTGCCACGGAGCTGTGGGAAGGGGAAAAGCACTTCAGCGTGGCCGTGCGCCTGAAGCCGTCGGAGCGCGAGCTGCCGAACCTGCCGAACATCTTCATGCAGACCGCCGATGGCGCGCAGGTGCCGCTGTCGCAGCTGGTGACGTTCCGTGCTGCCTCGGGCGCGATGAACATCAGCCGCGAAAACGGCCAGCGCACCACCTCGATCGGCATCTTCATCCACGACCGCGACATGGGCAGCGTGGTGAAGGACATGCAGGCGCTGGTGGCGAAGAACGTGAAGGCGGACGACGTCAAGATCAGCTGGTCGGGCGAGTTCGAGAACCAGGAACGCGCCATGGCGCGGCTGTCGATCGTGGTGCCGCTGTCGGTGCTGGTGATCTTCCTGCTGCTGTTCAATGCGTTCAAGTCGTTCAAGAGCGCCACGCTGATCATCTCGAACATCCCGTTCGCACTGATCGGCGGCGTGTTCGCGCTGTTCCTGACGGGCATCCCGCTGTCGGTGTCGGCGGCCATCGGCTTCATCGCACTGTTCGGGCAGGCCGTGCTGAACGGCGTGGTGATGGTGACGTACTTCAACCAGCTGCGCGATGAAGGCATGCCGGTGCGCCAGGCCGTGCTGACCGGCTCGATGGACCGCCTGCGCACGGTGCTGATGACGGCGCTGCTGGCGATGCTGGGCCTGTTCCCGATGGCGATCTCGCGCGCCATCGGCTCCGAGACCCAGCGCCCGCTCGCCATCGTCATCATCGGCGGCCTGATCACCGCAACGATGCTGACGCTGATCGTGCTGCCCACGCTGTACGAGTGGATGGTGGGCCGCAACTGGCCCGACGAGGAAGTCGACGAGCCAAACAACCGGTTGTCGGACTCGCTGTCCTCCTGA
- a CDS encoding acyl-CoA thioesterase: MLMRDVIPQVLNRGTAMLTQDLLETPPQKTFHHAIDIYLKDSNAFMNTYFARYFEWQGICRERWFHECIHDNLLAAGGVFVTKRAHQEYVEETFPFQRVDCYLNTFQVKQCSAYLLFRFCVGGKPVSLGYQQIVFADKEKRISRFPRGIIERVKEYELVLPALAS, from the coding sequence ATGTTGATGCGAGACGTGATCCCCCAAGTGCTGAACCGCGGTACTGCCATGCTGACCCAGGACCTGCTGGAGACACCCCCGCAGAAGACGTTCCACCACGCGATCGATATCTATCTCAAGGATTCCAATGCCTTCATGAATACCTATTTCGCCCGCTATTTCGAATGGCAGGGCATCTGCCGGGAACGCTGGTTCCACGAATGCATCCATGACAACCTGCTGGCAGCCGGCGGCGTCTTCGTGACCAAGCGCGCACACCAGGAGTATGTCGAGGAGACGTTCCCATTCCAGCGCGTGGACTGCTACCTGAACACGTTCCAGGTCAAGCAGTGCTCGGCGTATCTGTTGTTCCGCTTCTGCGTCGGCGGCAAGCCGGTGTCGCTGGGGTACCAGCAGATCGTTTTTGCCGACAAGGAAAAGCGGATCAGCCGCTTCCCGCGCGGCATCATCGAGCGCGTCAAGGAATATGAACTGGTCCTGCCGGCACTGGCCAGCTAA
- a CDS encoding TolC family protein produces MPPPPKASLTLAQARQDALRCNRDIIAARRGEEASQADIQIASQRPNPVLSVGVQNINPHAGVGSGNLRSKTVDSTFRIDQLVETANKGNLRKDAAQKASVAAGEALQAVVAQQTGAVEQAFYDAVVSQERVQVLTETVALYTRTQQANETRLKAGDVSRADVTKLQLDNLRAQNDMRQAMADHMRDKAQLAQAMGVPGTLADNRLVPDWPSLDEPTPPVDPDIAQRRPDVTAAEARLAAAASARDLARAGRVPDVTVGAQYEHYPVSETNTNGSGNSYGVFVSIPLFVRHSNGGEARRAEVDYYAALDDRNRVLLEAQNEVERLRNQLEAARLSLRQMRESVVPAAESVAGSAEFSYTKGATGVLDLLDARRALRQTRLDATNAQGDYAKALSAYRTALQSTTTPVSSIPNSQVRTDAPRP; encoded by the coding sequence ATGCCGCCGCCTCCCAAGGCCAGCCTGACACTGGCCCAGGCGCGCCAGGACGCGTTGCGCTGCAACCGCGACATCATTGCAGCGCGCCGCGGCGAAGAAGCCAGCCAGGCGGACATCCAGATCGCATCGCAACGCCCGAACCCTGTGCTGAGCGTGGGCGTGCAGAACATCAACCCGCACGCCGGTGTCGGCTCGGGCAACTTGCGCAGCAAGACCGTCGATTCGACCTTCCGCATCGACCAGCTGGTCGAGACCGCCAACAAGGGCAATCTGCGCAAGGATGCCGCGCAGAAGGCCAGCGTGGCGGCCGGCGAGGCACTGCAGGCCGTGGTCGCGCAGCAGACCGGCGCGGTCGAGCAGGCGTTCTACGATGCCGTGGTCAGCCAGGAACGTGTCCAGGTGCTGACCGAGACGGTGGCGCTCTATACCCGCACGCAACAGGCCAACGAGACCCGGCTGAAGGCCGGTGATGTCTCGCGCGCCGACGTGACCAAGCTCCAGCTCGACAACCTGCGTGCGCAGAACGACATGCGGCAGGCCATGGCCGACCATATGCGCGACAAGGCGCAGCTGGCCCAGGCCATGGGGGTGCCGGGCACGCTGGCCGATAACCGCCTGGTGCCGGACTGGCCATCGCTCGACGAGCCGACGCCGCCGGTCGATCCGGATATCGCGCAGCGCCGTCCCGACGTGACCGCGGCCGAGGCCAGGCTGGCCGCCGCCGCCTCGGCGCGCGACCTGGCCCGCGCTGGCCGCGTGCCCGACGTGACCGTGGGCGCGCAATACGAGCACTACCCGGTTTCCGAGACCAACACGAACGGCAGCGGCAACAGCTACGGCGTCTTTGTCTCCATCCCGCTGTTCGTGCGCCACAGCAACGGCGGCGAAGCGCGCCGCGCCGAGGTCGACTACTACGCCGCGCTCGACGACCGCAACCGGGTGCTGCTCGAGGCCCAGAACGAAGTCGAGCGCCTGCGCAACCAGCTCGAAGCCGCGCGCCTGTCGCTCAGGCAGATGCGCGAATCGGTCGTGCCCGCCGCCGAATCCGTGGCCGGAAGCGCCGAGTTTTCCTATACCAAGGGCGCCACCGGCGTGCTCGACCTGCTCGATGCGCGCCGCGCGCTGCGCCAGACCCGGCTCGACGCCACCAATGCACAGGGCGACTATGCCAAAGCCTTGTCGGCATACCGCACGGCGTTGCAGTCCACCACCACTCCCGTCAGCTCCATCCCGAATTCCCAGGTCCGTACCGATGCGCCGCGTCCCTAA
- a CDS encoding efflux RND transporter periplasmic adaptor subunit gives MRRVPNLLSEVFQFSRAGMPARVAALSLCALALAACGKDEAPKADDEPKVSGETVQFPASVKALPGIAGEPAHTGGERMLSLPGRLVWNEDKTVRVSTPFAGRVTEILVQPGTTVKAGQPLANLTSSDFGVAQADARKAAADNAVASKALARQRELYAAGVIAQKDLEQAQGEAARATADLQRTQAALRQYGAIVGEGVNRFALRSPIDGLVVERNINPGMELRPDQPTTAPLFLVTDPTTLWAQVDAAEADMGLFKAGVNVQLSTAAYPGETFTGTVVKMADYVDPTARSIKVRLTVPNPDRRLKAEMFVTAKLKAASFTGIAVSSKAVFLADNRNYVFVRTAANTFVRRPVKVGVSLPGITEVLDGIKDGEIVVTEGNLYLQDILRDATAVNKARAAAKQ, from the coding sequence ATGCGCCGCGTCCCTAATCTGCTGTCCGAAGTGTTCCAGTTTTCCCGCGCCGGCATGCCCGCGCGCGTGGCCGCCTTGTCCCTGTGCGCGCTCGCGCTTGCCGCGTGCGGCAAGGACGAAGCGCCCAAAGCCGATGACGAGCCCAAGGTGAGCGGCGAGACCGTCCAGTTCCCGGCCAGCGTGAAGGCGCTGCCAGGCATCGCGGGCGAGCCGGCCCATACCGGTGGCGAGCGCATGCTGAGCCTGCCGGGCCGCCTGGTCTGGAATGAGGATAAGACCGTGCGCGTGTCCACGCCGTTCGCGGGCCGCGTGACGGAAATCCTGGTGCAGCCCGGCACCACGGTGAAGGCTGGCCAGCCGCTGGCCAACCTGACTTCGTCGGACTTCGGCGTGGCCCAGGCCGACGCGCGCAAGGCCGCCGCCGACAACGCTGTGGCCTCCAAGGCGCTGGCTCGCCAACGTGAGCTGTACGCGGCCGGTGTGATCGCGCAGAAAGACCTGGAACAAGCCCAAGGTGAAGCAGCCCGCGCGACCGCCGACCTGCAGCGCACGCAGGCCGCGTTGCGCCAGTACGGTGCGATCGTGGGCGAGGGCGTCAACCGCTTTGCCCTGCGCAGCCCCATTGACGGCCTGGTGGTGGAACGCAACATCAACCCCGGCATGGAACTGCGCCCGGACCAGCCCACCACCGCGCCGCTGTTCCTGGTGACCGATCCCACCACGCTGTGGGCGCAGGTGGATGCCGCCGAGGCGGACATGGGCCTGTTCAAGGCCGGTGTGAACGTGCAACTGTCCACCGCCGCGTACCCGGGCGAAACCTTCACCGGTACCGTGGTGAAGATGGCCGACTATGTCGATCCCACCGCGCGCAGCATCAAGGTGCGCCTCACCGTTCCCAATCCCGATCGGCGCCTGAAGGCCGAGATGTTCGTCACGGCAAAACTGAAGGCCGCCTCGTTTACCGGCATCGCGGTGTCCTCCAAGGCCGTGTTCCTGGCTGATAACCGCAACTATGTGTTCGTGCGGACTGCCGCGAATACCTTCGTGCGGCGCCCGGTGAAAGTGGGCGTGTCGCTGCCCGGTATCACCGAAGTGCTCGACGGCATCAAGGACGGCGAAATCGTGGTGACCGAAGGCAACCTGTACCTGCAGGACATCCTGCGCGACGCCACCGCCGTCAACAAGGCGCGCGCTGCGGCCAAGCAATAA
- a CDS encoding sensor histidine kinase, with amino-acid sequence MYAALPAFVSSTFLGYGLYVLVTKGVTRVSASFFLLCVTTFAWQGTWVFLFQAQHPDVATLLARLGYLFILFLPTTYYHFIAEVTERRDERPILLASYGMSVVLAMLLLSSNQVVAGYYTYFFGDYPKAGPLHPLHLLQTVLVAMRSAWILLEARRNATAERRKRYNLCLMAVVLYSLAAVDYAANYGYAFYPPGVVFVALSLGMLAVSVVRYDLMHPYSLAATVAHEVRTPLASIRMQAQEMARTWPEVLQGYRLAVEHGLCEDRMRPGQLERVSSLVGAITREVDGTSTVIDMALASVTLERLDRSTFAPHGIGDCVRAALERYPFQGDDRARVQVRGIDDAWRFVGSDTLLVYVLFNLLKNALHAIRARGDGGIDIVGSAEGPFHIVRFRDTGSGIPANVLPRIFDPFFSTKAHGTGAGLGLAFCRRAIESFGGRIECESVAGSHTTFTLRLPRFTPMADGRLRASVAG; translated from the coding sequence ATGTACGCCGCCCTGCCAGCCTTCGTCTCGTCCACCTTTCTCGGTTACGGCCTCTATGTGCTGGTGACCAAGGGCGTGACGCGCGTGTCGGCGTCGTTCTTTCTGCTGTGCGTGACCACCTTCGCCTGGCAGGGGACGTGGGTCTTCCTGTTCCAGGCCCAGCATCCCGACGTGGCCACGCTGCTCGCGCGGCTCGGCTACCTGTTCATCCTGTTCCTGCCGACGACGTACTATCACTTCATCGCCGAGGTGACCGAGCGGCGCGATGAGCGGCCGATCCTGCTTGCCTCGTATGGCATGAGCGTGGTCCTGGCCATGCTGCTGCTGTCGAGCAACCAGGTGGTGGCGGGCTACTATACGTACTTCTTCGGTGACTACCCGAAGGCCGGCCCGCTGCATCCGCTGCATCTGTTGCAGACCGTGCTGGTGGCGATGCGCAGTGCCTGGATCCTGCTCGAAGCCCGCCGCAACGCGACCGCGGAACGCCGCAAGCGCTACAACCTGTGCCTCATGGCGGTGGTGCTGTACTCGCTGGCGGCCGTGGACTACGCGGCCAACTACGGTTATGCCTTCTACCCGCCCGGCGTGGTGTTCGTGGCCTTGAGCCTTGGCATGCTCGCGGTCAGCGTGGTGCGCTACGACCTGATGCATCCGTATTCGCTGGCCGCCACGGTGGCGCATGAAGTGCGCACGCCGCTCGCTTCCATCCGCATGCAGGCGCAGGAGATGGCGCGGACCTGGCCCGAGGTGCTGCAGGGCTACCGGCTGGCCGTGGAGCACGGGCTGTGCGAAGACCGCATGCGTCCCGGCCAGCTCGAGCGGGTGTCCAGCCTGGTGGGCGCGATTACCAGGGAGGTGGATGGCACCAGCACCGTCATCGACATGGCGCTGGCCTCGGTCACGCTGGAGCGACTGGACCGCAGCACCTTCGCGCCCCACGGCATCGGCGACTGCGTGCGCGCCGCACTCGAACGCTATCCGTTCCAGGGCGACGATCGTGCCCGCGTGCAGGTGCGCGGCATCGACGACGCCTGGCGCTTCGTGGGCTCGGACACGCTGCTGGTGTACGTGCTGTTCAACCTGCTGAAGAATGCGCTCCATGCGATCCGCGCGCGCGGCGACGGCGGTATCGACATTGTCGGCTCGGCCGAGGGCCCGTTTCACATCGTGCGCTTCCGCGACACCGGCTCCGGCATTCCGGCGAACGTCTTGCCGCGCATCTTCGATCCCTTCTTCTCCACCAAGGCGCATGGTACCGGCGCCGGGCTGGGGCTGGCGTTCTGCCGCCGGGCCATCGAGTCGTTCGGCGGGCGCATCGAGTGCGAGTCCGTGGCCGGCTCGCATACCACCTTCACGCTGCGGCTGCCGCGCTTCACGCCCATGGCGGACGGGCGCCTGCGCGCCAGCGTCGCCGGCTGA
- a CDS encoding CsbD family protein, translated as MNWEQIEGKWDQAKGKIKEKWGKLTDDDITQIKGKRDQLAGRIRERYGYTKERVEEEMKQWENDARW; from the coding sequence ATGAACTGGGAACAGATCGAAGGAAAGTGGGACCAGGCCAAGGGCAAGATCAAGGAAAAGTGGGGCAAGCTCACCGATGACGACATCACGCAGATCAAGGGCAAGCGCGACCAGCTTGCCGGTCGCATCCGCGAGCGCTACGGCTACACGAAGGAGCGTGTCGAGGAAGAAATGAAGCAGTGGGAGAACGACGCGCGCTGGTAA
- a CDS encoding GntR family transcriptional regulator, whose amino-acid sequence MPDKPSTELLSRSRQPVYLQLATIFRRQIESGAWGPGAQIPSLEALCRQYGVARMTMHQALSLLDEEGLLERSRGRGTFVKAGQRPQRRVSLSTSWDEAVAVGDAIDTEALVESGGNVALPADLGLPCSGRRAPEYHFLRRLHRAEGRPFAICEVYIEAGVFAREPEAFRHGASVQVLDRFPGLQVSAARQRLTIVAAGAKSAVALDLAVGAPVADLRRYACVDDVIVYYARIEFPTEFVCLDFDLLAGFRPPSEANPS is encoded by the coding sequence ATGCCGGACAAGCCATCGACAGAACTCCTTTCCCGTAGCCGCCAGCCCGTCTACCTGCAGCTCGCCACCATCTTCCGCCGCCAGATCGAAAGCGGGGCGTGGGGGCCCGGCGCGCAGATTCCGTCGCTGGAGGCGTTGTGCCGCCAGTACGGCGTGGCCCGCATGACCATGCACCAGGCCCTGTCGCTGCTGGACGAGGAAGGGTTGCTCGAGCGTTCGCGCGGACGCGGTACTTTCGTCAAGGCCGGCCAGCGGCCACAGCGGCGTGTGTCACTGTCCACGAGCTGGGACGAGGCCGTTGCCGTGGGCGATGCCATCGACACCGAGGCGCTGGTGGAGTCCGGGGGCAACGTGGCCTTGCCCGCCGACCTGGGCCTGCCGTGCAGCGGCCGGCGGGCCCCTGAATATCATTTCCTGCGCCGCCTGCACCGGGCGGAGGGGCGGCCTTTCGCCATCTGCGAGGTGTACATCGAGGCCGGCGTCTTTGCGCGCGAGCCGGAGGCCTTCCGGCATGGCGCCTCGGTTCAGGTGCTGGACCGCTTTCCCGGCCTGCAGGTCAGCGCCGCGCGCCAGCGGCTGACCATCGTCGCGGCCGGGGCGAAATCCGCTGTGGCGCTGGACCTTGCAGTCGGGGCCCCCGTGGCCGATCTGCGCCGCTACGCCTGCGTTGACGATGTGATCGTGTACTACGCCCGCATTGAATTCCCCACGGAATTCGTCTGTCTCGATTTCGACTTGCTGGCCGGGTTCCGGCCGCCGTCCGAAGCCAACCCGTCCTGA
- a CDS encoding glycosyltransferase family 39 protein, giving the protein MEKSSTYSRGEVAQAPAILPGALETWSGTLQRLGASRILALAVLAHVILWTLLPSLLLQNASLDIIEALGWGHEWQLGYEKDPPLWPWVTEVLTMWPGKNLWACYLAAQVCIGTVFVAVWQLGRRITTKREALIGVLLLEGVYYFNFPTPEFNDIILQMPFGALFGWLLHRALTDNRLGDWCLSGLVAGLGLWARYSMGAYLIPMAIFVLAHPQARRRLAEPGPWVLVSTALLTFLPHMLWIVDTGFMSIEYVARRAPEAARGAYLIKLVSFIGAQLAAVIPMLLLAMMLWRWKDKNAAPTPSEPRQFDRAYLAALALGPLLFSLGLSAITHRPPRVMWAAPLLCFVGLLIATEIRPVLTTERLRTFSRAWMVALLLPALLFGLDQLGRPILLGKESRTHFPGRELAAEVTTRWQAETGKPLKYVIGDTWYAGNAAFYSDDRPTAFFGYGGYRFNPWVTPEDLDKSGAMLVWDAEHEGAGIPPFFAEHYPGATIQSAVTLHGPASDHKLGMAILFPNQRGE; this is encoded by the coding sequence GTGGAAAAATCATCAACTTATTCGCGTGGCGAAGTAGCGCAGGCGCCCGCAATTCTTCCCGGCGCGCTAGAGACATGGTCCGGCACCCTGCAACGGCTGGGCGCGAGCCGGATCCTTGCCCTGGCAGTCCTCGCTCATGTCATTCTCTGGACACTTTTGCCAAGCCTGCTATTGCAGAATGCATCACTCGACATTATCGAGGCGCTGGGCTGGGGCCATGAATGGCAACTCGGGTATGAGAAGGATCCGCCGCTCTGGCCATGGGTAACAGAAGTTCTGACCATGTGGCCAGGCAAGAATCTTTGGGCCTGCTATCTTGCCGCCCAAGTCTGTATCGGAACGGTCTTTGTCGCGGTCTGGCAGTTGGGCCGCCGCATCACAACCAAGCGCGAAGCACTCATCGGAGTGCTTCTGCTGGAAGGCGTCTATTACTTCAACTTCCCCACCCCGGAGTTCAACGACATCATCCTGCAGATGCCGTTTGGCGCGCTGTTTGGCTGGCTGTTGCATCGCGCACTGACCGACAATCGCCTCGGCGACTGGTGCCTGAGCGGACTCGTTGCCGGCCTTGGGCTATGGGCGCGCTATTCGATGGGGGCCTATCTCATCCCCATGGCCATCTTTGTGCTGGCGCACCCGCAGGCCCGCCGTCGTCTCGCCGAACCGGGTCCGTGGGTATTGGTATCGACCGCGCTGCTCACGTTCCTTCCGCATATGCTCTGGATCGTCGATACCGGTTTCATGTCTATCGAATATGTTGCCCGGCGCGCGCCCGAGGCCGCCAGGGGCGCCTACCTGATCAAGCTGGTTTCGTTTATCGGCGCGCAGCTGGCTGCGGTCATTCCGATGCTGCTCCTCGCAATGATGCTGTGGCGCTGGAAGGACAAGAACGCAGCGCCAACGCCCTCGGAGCCGCGTCAATTCGACCGGGCCTATCTTGCCGCCCTGGCCCTGGGGCCGCTGCTCTTTTCGCTGGGCCTGTCGGCCATCACGCATAGACCGCCGCGGGTCATGTGGGCGGCGCCGCTGCTGTGCTTCGTAGGGTTGCTGATCGCTACCGAGATCAGGCCGGTGCTGACGACGGAGCGGCTCCGTACCTTCAGCCGCGCGTGGATGGTGGCCCTGCTACTTCCCGCATTGTTGTTCGGGCTCGATCAACTGGGCCGGCCAATCCTCCTCGGCAAGGAAAGCCGGACGCATTTTCCGGGTCGGGAACTTGCCGCGGAAGTGACAACCCGATGGCAAGCCGAGACAGGCAAGCCGCTGAAGTACGTGATTGGCGATACATGGTATGCGGGGAATGCCGCGTTCTATTCTGACGATCGCCCCACGGCCTTTTTTGGCTACGGCGGCTATCGCTTCAACCCCTGGGTGACGCCTGAGGACCTGGACAAGTCCGGTGCAATGCTGGTCTGGGATGCCGAACACGAGGGAGCAGGCATTCCGCCATTTTTTGCGGAACACTATCCTGGGGCAACCATACAGTCAGCAGTGACTCTCCATGGCCCTGCTTCGGACCATAAGCTGGGCATGGCAATACTCTTCCCCAACCAACGTGGTGAGTGA